Genomic DNA from Hymenobacter jejuensis:
TTCTCTTCTTTGCCGTGGTTTTTCTTCAGATCCAAGAAGTCGAAGATATCGGCGTGCCAGGGCTCGATGTAAATCGCGAAGGCACCTTTGCGCTTGCCGCCGCCCTGGTCTACGTAGCGAGCCGTGTCGTTGAATACCTTCAGCATCGGGATGATGCCGTTGGAGGTGCCGTTGGTGCCCTTGATGTAAGAGCCCGTAGCGCGCACGTTGTGAATGCTCAAACCAATACCGCCGGCCGACTGCGAAATCTGGGCGCAGCTGCGGAGCGTGTCGTAGATGCCCGTAATGGAGTCGTCCTTCATCGTGAGCAGGAAGCACGAGGAAAGCTGCGGCTTCGGCGAGCCCGCGTTGAAGAGGGTAGGCGTTGCGTGCGTAAACCACCGCTCCGACATCAGGTTGTAAGTCTCGATGGCCGCCTCGATGTCGTGCTTATGAATGCCCACCGCCACGCGCATGATCATGTGCTGGGGCCGCTCCACCACTTTGCCATCCAAGCGCAGCAAGTACGAGCGCTCCAGCGTCTTGAAGCCAAAGTAGTCGTAGGAGTAGTCGCGGTCGTAGATGATGGCCGAGTCCAGCGTATTGGCGTGATTATGAATCACTTCCCATACGTCCTTGGCAAGGAGCGACGCGTTTTCGCCTGTCTTCGGGTCCTCGTAGGTATACAACCGCTTCATCGTCGAGGAGAACGACTTGGAAGTCACCTTGTGCAGGTTGCTCACCGCAATCCGCGCCGCCAGGATGGCGTAGTCGGGGTGCTTAGTGGTGAGCGACGCGGCGGTTTCGGCCGCCAGGTTGTCGAGCTCAATGGTCGTCACGCCGTCGTAAATCCCGTCGATGACCTTCTTGGCCACCTCAATGGGCGAGACGTAAATCATGTTGAGCCCGTAACAGAGCTTTTCGATGCGCGCCGTGACTTTATCAAATTTCACGGATTCGCGCCGGCCGTCGCGTTTAATTACCAACATAAGCGTTGCGGTTGTGTAGTTATGATATGGGTTCACCTGCCCCACACACGGAGCCGATGGTATTAGCAGGGATTTGGGTGAGTTGCTAGCGAAGCCACTCATTGATACCGGAAGATATTCCTATCTGTCGGGTACGACAAAAGATAAGGCAGGAAGTTTTCCACATCCTGCAAAAGCGCAGTGTATGAGCCGCTTTTATATGGTAGCGGGGTATAGGGATCCTGTAATTTTCGCGACCGAAATAAGGTTGCGCCGATGGCCAAAAATTGGTATTCAAGAAGCGTCGAAGGCAGTTGTAGGCTGCTTTACTTGCTACACAGGTTAGCTAAAATCGGGAGCGGAGGGGCAGTGCAGTTAGGGGCTGCTTTCCTGCCTTAGTTGGTGCGGGAAACCGGTTGCAAATCGTAAGCCTAAGAAAACAAAAATCCCGGAATATATTCCGGGATTTTTATATAAAATATTGATTGCCAATAAATTAAAAATCCTCGTCGAGTGAGAATGCATTTTCGGTGCGCTCACTCATGACGCCTGCTTTCTGGTACTCAGCCACGCGCTTCTCGAAGAAGTTGGTTTTGCCTTGCAGCGAGATCATCTCCATGAAGTCGAAAGGGTTGGAGGCGTTGTAGATCTTGTTGTAGCCCAGCGACACCAGCAAGCGGTCGGCCACAAACTCGATGTACTCCGACATCGACTTGGCGTTCATCCCGATCAGATTTACGGGCAAGGCGTCGGTCACAAATTCCTGTTCGATGGTCACCGCGTCGCGGATGATGCTGTGCACGCGCTCCTCGGTGAGCTTATTTTGGAGGTAGCTGTAGAGCAGGCAAGCGAAGTCGCAATGCAAGCCTTCATCTCTAGAGATCAGCTCATTAGAGAAAGTCAGGCCGGGCATCAAGCCGCGCTTCTTCAGCCAGAAGATCGAGCAGAACGAACCCGAGAAGAAGATGCCTTCCACAGCCGCAAAAGCAATAATGCGCTCGGCGAAGTCTTCGGAGTTAATCCACTTCAAAGCCCACTCACCTTTCTTCTTCACGCACGGTACCGTTTCCAGGGCGTTGAAGAGCCGATCTTTTTCCTGCGGGTTTTTGATGTAGGTGTCGATCAGCAGGGAGTACGTTTCCGAGTGGATGTTCTCCATCATGATCTGGAAACCATAGAAGCACCGAGCCTCGGGCATCTGCACTTCCTGCATAAAGTTGACGGCCAGGTTTTCGTTCACGATGCCATCGGAGGCCGCGAAGAAGGCCAGCACGTGCGAAATGAAGTGCTTCTCGTTGTCGTTGAGGTTTTCCCAGTCTTTCTGGTCTTGCGACAGGTCGATTTCCTCGGCAGTCCAGAAGGAAGCTTCCGCCTTCTTGTACATCTGCCAGACATCGTTGTTCTGGATGGGGAAAAGGACAAAGCGATTGGGGTTCTCGACAAGCAGAGGTTCCATAGCAGGGCAAATTTGAAGGACTGACTACAAACTGAACACACGAAAGTGTGGTTTCCCAACCCTAGAGTAGCACCGAATGTTTGGGCTATCCGACAGCAGATTTCAGCGGGTAGGTGCACCAAATATAACCCCGACCTCCGGGAACAGCAGGGTCGAAAATCATTTTTTGTGTGTTAATTTTTGCGTATGACCCCTATCCAAAGGCAGCAACAGCCGTCTTCGATAATGCAATAAATTCTTGTAAAAAGCCCGTTTTTCGCAAGGTTATCCACATTGTTGCTGTGGACAATTGTAGTTATCCACAAAAATTGCTATTCGCGTGCTCTGTGCACGTGCTTTAGAGTAAAATACAGCTGGTCTCGAAGTCATCGGTAACCCACACATTTACCACCCGACTAGATGATGATTAGTAAGTTAGGTTTGGTTTTGTCGAATGGTACTCGTACTTTTGCCTTCCATTTTTCAGAAACCGCGAGAAGCCCGATGTACGCAATCGTCAACATAGCTGGCAAGCA
This window encodes:
- a CDS encoding ribonucleoside-diphosphate reductase small subunit, with the translated sequence MEPLLVENPNRFVLFPIQNNDVWQMYKKAEASFWTAEEIDLSQDQKDWENLNDNEKHFISHVLAFFAASDGIVNENLAVNFMQEVQMPEARCFYGFQIMMENIHSETYSLLIDTYIKNPQEKDRLFNALETVPCVKKKGEWALKWINSEDFAERIIAFAAVEGIFFSGSFCSIFWLKKRGLMPGLTFSNELISRDEGLHCDFACLLYSYLQNKLTEERVHSIIRDAVTIEQEFVTDALPVNLIGMNAKSMSEYIEFVADRLLVSLGYNKIYNASNPFDFMEMISLQGKTNFFEKRVAEYQKAGVMSERTENAFSLDEDF